Below is a window of Quercus robur chromosome 6, dhQueRobu3.1, whole genome shotgun sequence DNA.
aacagttgctgccattaaagcttaaagaatacacaagcggggtgcttgtagctggtgggaatccaagaaagaaggagtccgtggattcggagcttgcacgtggtcgtgtcagtaagttctactggttagtaacattaggaagtcaagcgggggtgcttgtaagtccttttgtatgaacttcgattctttctgatagtggattcaagtttaccttgaggatagctaggtcaaatcctccctaggtttttaccggtttggtttcctggatgatcatatcttgtgttatttattttccgctactttacttgatttgatctttattattgtgataacctagacttgcttaattggactaagtaacaacttgcctaattacctaggtttaatcaattgtttaaggggtctaaaaactgtctccttttaagaataagaattatctaattagattagggggtatttttgacatttttgaaattataattaactttttgaatcttcttaatatataaagataatatatTGCACACGCATGCGTACACAAACATatctttactctctttttttataaaaagaatatatatatatatatatatatattatgaataacACATCcatttataaaattcatataagtaaaatttgtgaaaaatgatCATCTGCATTTAGAATTGATTTACTTTATAatttagattaaatattataaacttAAAAGTGTATAGATTACTAAGtcattttaaattatgtttcagTTTGTAAACCTTTATATctaagaaataaagttttaataGTGAAAATCCTATTTCAAATTTGTAGTATAAGAtcactttcttatttttttttatcctataCATTTACCATTCTTTTAAttaaacaactaaaaaaaatactcaatcttaaaagagtagagaaaatgataattaaacaactaaaaaaatactcaatttgtaaaagagagagaaatgtgaaGTAGATGATATTTCAtcgtaataaaaatttatcggATAATCCTAGAATACAATAATTTAACATCAACAAAAATACTAAAGCCTACTGCTTACTATATTtggtaaaagaagaaaaagaaaaaaaaaatcttccataCGTCAGCCCAAAATATCTAAAGTTTATTGTCCGTTTGTACGATTTCCGTGTCATAAATAACAACTCCGtatgttcatcaaaaaaaaaaaaaaaaaacagagcttGCCTTCTCCAGCCAGTGCGCTCAGCCTTAAAAATGCCCACCATGGCTTGGACATGGATCATACTCTCACTTGTTTTGCTTGCTTATATCCTAGTACAATGGAAAAGCAAAACCAAGAGGAAGAAATTACCTCCTGGTCCAAGAGGCTTCCCTATCTTTGGGAACCTTCATATGTTAGGAGAATTCCCTCATCAAGATCTTCATCAACTAGCTCAAAAACACGGTCCTATCATGCATTTGCGCTTAGGGATGGTACCTACCATTGTTGTCTCGTCCCCTCAAGCTGCCAAGCTATTCCTTAAAACACATGACCTTGTTTTTGCTAGTAGACCACCTAATGAGGCTTCAAAGCACATCTCTTATGAGCAAAAGAGCTTGGCCTTTGCTCCATATGGTTCTTATTGGCGCAACATACGTAAGATGTGCACCCTTGAATTACTTAGCAACCTCAAAATCAATTCTTTCAAATCCATGAGAAAAGAAGAGCTTGACCTATTGATAAAGTTCATTCAAGAGGCAGCACATGAACATGTTGCTGTTGATCTCAGTGCCAAGGTTTCATCTCTCAGCGCAGATATGAGTTGCcgtttggtgtttgggaagaaGTACATGGACAAGGAGTTTGATGAGAGGGGATTCAAGTCTGTAATCCAAGAGGGTATGCAGCTAACCGCAACTCCTAACTTAGGTGATTATATTCCTTATGTTGCACTCCTTGACCTTCAAGGGCTAACTCAGCGCATGAAGGCTGTGGGTAAGATATTTGATGCCTTTTTGGAGAAGACCATTGATGAGCATGTCCAATCCAAGGATGAAAGTAAGACCAAGGACTTTGTTGATGTCATGTTGGGCTTCATGGGATCTGAGGAATCTGAGTACCGAATTGAACGGCCCAATATCAAAGCTATTATCTTGGTAATTATTCAAAGAACTTACATGATATTAGTAAGGAGTCAAACACATCATATATCAAATcgttaaattaataatatagtCAAAACTGATTCTTTATGTTTGTGTCGAATTAATTgtattaggggaaaaaaaacgaTTCTATATGTTTGTGTAGAATTCAATTATGTACCAAATATAATCTTGTGTATACAACATGAtctctaattattttttatttatactatCCTATCTACTTAAACactaatttttataagaattaaTCAAGTTGAAGCTAAAGCGGCATCATTTGCtagaatcaaaatttaattctaGTGTAGTTTCTTTACTAGTCGATCCCAATGATTTTGGGATTAAGActtgtttgttgtgattttcTAACAATGATTTTCTTACAGGATATGCTTGCCGCCTCAATGGACACTTCAGCAACAGCAATTGATTGGATGCTCACGGAACTAATCAGGCATCCTCGTATAATGAAGAAAGTCCAAAAGGAGTTGGAAAATGTGGTGGGCTTAGAGAGGATGGTAGATGAATCTGACTTGGATAGCTTGGAGTACTTGGACATGGTTGTAAAAGAAACCATGAGGCTACATCCAGTAGCACCTTTGTTGATACCTCATGAGTCATTGGAAGATTGCACTATCAATGATTACCACATACCTCGTAAGTCTAGACTCTTAATAAATGTATGGGCAATTGGGAGAGACCCAAGTGTTTGGACTGAGCCAGATAAGTTTAATCCAGAGAGATTTGTTGGGAGTAACATAGATCTTAGAGGACATGACTTTGAGCTTATCCCATTTGGGTCTGGGAGAAGAAGCTGTCCAGGAATGCAATTGGGTCTAACTGTGGTTCGGCTAGTGTTAGCACAACTTGTTCATTGCTTTGATTGGGAGCTTCCTAATGACATGTTGCCAACGGAGTTGGACATGACCGAAGAGTTTGGTCTCACAACTCCTAGAGCCAAGCACCTACTTGCTATTCCTACTTATCGCCTTCACAAGTGATAACGtgttctttttggtttttgttgtctAGACTACTAATTAAAGTGCCAGTATGAATGTCTAGATTTGTGGTTGTTTACTTCTACTGCATTTGCTCATTTTGTGGATCATATTTTCTGCTGTACATACCTATCATTTACAACTCTATAAGCTACCTAGACATGGCAatacgggtcagaattttctgacccgacccgacccgaaaaatacTTGACCTGAACCCGATTTTTTTTACCCGAAGCAAAAACAAGTTGACTCGTGACCCAATCCGACCCGAATAACCTGTGACCCGACCCGTTAAAAAATtcgataaatttttttttttttttaattacgtCCTGATACTTTATGCATAAGTAtcaaaactaataaattagtaATAAAGCATCAGTACACAACCGTCCATCAATGCTGGacagtttacccaaaaaaaaaaaaaaaaaatcaatgcttGACAGTAAACAACTAAGACAAGACAAGTCACTAAGTCAGTGAAGTCACTACTCACTAGACTCACTACAAACACAACACAAGTAACAAGGTTAGTCAATTAGTCAAGGACCAACCGGCCAATGGCTTAGAAGGCTGTCTCACAAccattaaaagttaaaaaatctCATCCAATTTAATGTTTTATCATTTATGCTTGCTGCTAGCTGTAGTCCACTCCGATTCTCCATTGTCCAAAGCCacaaaaatgaattaattaattaaacaaacaaagttACAAACGGCACAAACCTAGTGCCCTCTTTCACTCTTTGCTAGTTAATCATATAAGTATTGTAACTAAGCAGGTAACTCTAGTGCCTTTGAACTAGACCTGGTTGAATCCAGCTTTGTATATGAACTCTTAAATTCTTAATGTCATTTGTTTTGTACTGTTtttggtatcaaaaaaaaaaaaaaaaaaaaagatgcttgTTAGAAATTTTGAGTTGGTTACTTGATGACAAAGGTGGTGGAAGGCTTGTAAGTtgtatatgaaaaaatatgtgCTTAGCAGCTTAAGTTCCATGCATTAAATCAAGATGTagttgttttgcttttgttggAAGTTGAATATAAATCTAGAACTTTTGCACTCTCAATGTGAGTTGCTTTTCTTTCTTAGTCTTTTAAGTTTGATATTAGTCTTTttgtaagtgaaaaaaaaaaaaaaaaaatttgtttgaaaaatacgggtcaacccgaccaaACCTGACCCGACCCGCAACCTGATTGACCCGTTTTAAaatgacccgtgacccgtttgacccgcgaacccgattgacccgacccgaacccgacccgacccgcccgttttgccacgtctaaAGCTACCATATAACTGGTGTTCCTTACTCATGGAAAAGTGTCGAAGAATTAATTAACCTTGATTTTACATCATTTAATTTTGAGGTTTGTTTTGCTGTTCCTTTATGAgggaaaaaattctatataattgTGAATAAATTTCAACAAGCACAAAAAGTACAACcgcataaaaatataaaaatttacgtgaaaatttcttctccttaaagaaaaaatcacaggataaattctaaataatttcattatattaaatagagattacaacacttAAAAGATacaatttgagcaaaaaaattctttttttcttttcactcctCTCTCACTGTATctcttacaattttcttttactctctatttttcttttcttttttacttactcTCACTCACGCAGTTCTTCAAAACTGCACTGTCCTCACTCTCACTTGCTGGGACTTCTCCTCTTTTTCTTTACCCCAAATGGCCGAATGGCCTTccccttttatttctttcaccttttcttcttttcttccttccacAGTCTTTACATCTCTCATTGGCCGAATGGCCTttgcttgtttcttttcttttgtcttcaGCGTGTCCAACACACTTTGGCCCACTTCTCATTAAGAGAAGTCAGACTTCTCACTAGTCATGGAAGACAAGAGTGACATGCTCATTAAAGGAGCTCCTGAAAAAGCATGTGGGCTGGACTCATGGTGCAGTGCATCCAACATCTTATACAACCACACATGCATGCGAGAAGATCAAAATACTCAAATGCGTAGGTAAAAACTTGATGGAAATTCCAAACGCACTTTATCCATAAAGTCAGTCTACATTTCTACTTACTGTCTATATTATACTAAAAATGGAAGCGTTACATTTAATGTTATTACGCTCATGTTAAACTACATCAATAATTATATCATTttcatcatattttttttgtatttgtctaacaatttaaaaataatttctatcagttttaaaatgctaaaaaatataaaataaatctcATCTCTATCTCCACCATAAAGTCCACTTCTTatctatatctctctctcaactcatcatcttcctcttctcccgaaaaaaaaaaaaaaaaacacatacatcaTCTTCCCACCAAAAAAATTGCTAATGTTTCTTTTATTAATGACTTCACCATTAAATCTCAATTGCCTTAAATTCAACAATCAatcatctctctttctctctctttttgactTATCATCTCCTTATCTCCACCATAAAACCCACTTTTTatctatatctctctctcaactcatcatcttcctcttctccccaaaaaaaaaaaaaaaaaaaacacacgtCATCTTCCCACGAAACAAATTGCTAATATTTCTTCTATTAATCACTTCATCATTAAATCTCAATTGCCTTAAATTCAACAATcaattctctttctctttctctatctctctctctttttggctTCATCTCCTTATTTTATGGTttgtgctagatttttttttacgATGTTGTAatacagtgtttttttttttttttccacttttcaatttttagtctttttctttatattcatgTTTACAATTTTTCTATACATAATTGCATTTTAACCATTAAAATTGTTTGTGTCTAAAAAATTGGaatgcattttattgatttagtaCATGTGAAACAattaagctctttttttttcttttttggtttggtaatgttttgttttgtattgtcTGTTATTTGATTTAGTACATGTGAAACAattaagctctttttttttcttttttggttaggtaatgttttgttttgtattgtcTGTTATTATGTCTGGATTCCatagatagaaaataaatagtatAGTTTTAatggttccttttttttaaaaataaaaaatctttggCAAACTAACCTTTCTCCTAGCCTCCTCCacaataaaaatcatttaatgcattgatgTTAATGTTAAGGTATTTGTTCTTCAATATTAGCCCAATTAAAGGAGCTTTCTTAACCCGCCGGCcaataaagagtttttttttttttttcattagaagTGTCAAATAAAGAAGTTAATAATTGATTAAGGTAAGGGAGTCATTAATTAACACATGGTAACCATTTTAAAACGGCTTCTCTCCTCATCAAAACATTCATTTGCCTCCTTTTGTATTTAAAACCCactgatttaaattttttttttatatataaattttgaattgctCTCTTTCCACCCCATAAGTCACCAAATTACAAATAGAATTGGAAACTCCCTTTgagttcatttttcttcttttcttcccccTCAACTTCTTTGCTTTTCAGCTACAAATTTTATGGTttgtgctatatatatatatatatatttttttttttttatgatgtcATAAtacattgtttcttttttcttttttccaattgTGAATTGTTAGTCTATTTCTTTATATTCATGCTTAAAATTTTCCTATGCATAATTgcattttaacattaaaatagtctaaaaatttggaatgcattttattaatttagtaCATGATCATTTCCctaccatttatttattttattttctgaatGGCTTTGTTATTTGTTCTATTTATGTCTACTATATAAAttctttctaattttctttaGTGTATTCTAAATCTGTGCTAACTTCTAACTTCTTAGGATACTTtggaagaagaaataaaatcttcTACATATTATGATCGATAGGTATGGAGCATATGgtgttcctctttttctttgtatttgagaTTATAACTTAGCTTTGTATGGTTTCTCATTAATTTTATGATGTAAATAACTTTATAGCAAGTCATACAtactaatgtttttttttttcaaagatctAATCTATAATTCTTTCCATTTatcatctcaaaaaaataaattcttaccaattataatttttaaggaaacaacTCTTGGGACGCTTACAATGTTTAACTATTGCTTTATATTTTCCACGATAATACTAATATCCATTACTCTTACTTGAAGCATATACCTCAATGTGATCTcattctcacataaaaaaatttggggaaaaaaataatgaatatggAAAGTCTCTAATTTTCCATAAACCAATATGGTAGTCCA
It encodes the following:
- the LOC126733230 gene encoding cytochrome P450 71AU50-like, whose amino-acid sequence is MPTMAWTWIILSLVLLAYILVQWKSKTKRKKLPPGPRGFPIFGNLHMLGEFPHQDLHQLAQKHGPIMHLRLGMVPTIVVSSPQAAKLFLKTHDLVFASRPPNEASKHISYEQKSLAFAPYGSYWRNIRKMCTLELLSNLKINSFKSMRKEELDLLIKFIQEAAHEHVAVDLSAKVSSLSADMSCRLVFGKKYMDKEFDERGFKSVIQEGMQLTATPNLGDYIPYVALLDLQGLTQRMKAVGKIFDAFLEKTIDEHVQSKDESKTKDFVDVMLGFMGSEESEYRIERPNIKAIILDMLAASMDTSATAIDWMLTELIRHPRIMKKVQKELENVVGLERMVDESDLDSLEYLDMVVKETMRLHPVAPLLIPHESLEDCTINDYHIPRKSRLLINVWAIGRDPSVWTEPDKFNPERFVGSNIDLRGHDFELIPFGSGRRSCPGMQLGLTVVRLVLAQLVHCFDWELPNDMLPTELDMTEEFGLTTPRAKHLLAIPTYRLHK